In the Acidobacteriota bacterium genome, one interval contains:
- the creD gene encoding cell envelope integrity protein CreD — protein sequence MEPNANPTLIQRLGESTFVKLATLGFLLLLLLLPVSRVRSLVNERMGRQQEVRHEITRTWGSAQTLLGPVLTVPVEVLRERPVEKEGDAVKTYWQAHYVRILPKSLSWQGEVNPEIRNRGLFEVVLYESELAASGHFEIPDLGGDDRRVRWQDAEVALLLSTPRGLQREVILEWGDGEYPFRPGAGLADGLGSGIRVPLSDLAADSAVPFSFDLSLRGAEELLFIPVGDLTTVALGSPWQDPGFVGSFLPQQRRLDAAGFAADWQVPAFGRGFPGLWWDGQVADVTLDATAFGVSLILPADAYQQTERAVKYAMLFIVLTFGTFFLLEVTSPRRLHAVQYLLVGFAQSVFYVLLLALAEHLGFAAAYGLAAVATVGLIAAYSASVLGGWRRAGIVGVSLALLYGYLFVLLRLEDLALLVGAVGLFAVLALLMIATRHLDWFSLRWQADR from the coding sequence ATGGAGCCGAATGCAAACCCAACTCTGATTCAACGCCTGGGGGAGTCGACCTTCGTCAAGCTGGCGACCCTGGGCTTTTTGCTTCTGCTGCTGCTCTTGCCGGTGAGCCGGGTGCGCTCCCTGGTCAACGAGCGCATGGGCCGGCAGCAGGAAGTGCGCCACGAGATCACCCGCACCTGGGGCAGCGCCCAGACCCTGCTCGGCCCGGTGCTGACGGTGCCGGTCGAGGTGCTGCGCGAGCGGCCGGTCGAGAAAGAGGGCGACGCCGTCAAGACCTACTGGCAAGCCCACTACGTTCGCATCTTGCCGAAATCCTTGAGCTGGCAGGGAGAGGTCAACCCCGAGATCCGCAATCGCGGCCTGTTCGAGGTCGTGCTCTACGAGAGCGAGCTGGCGGCCAGCGGTCATTTCGAGATTCCAGATCTCGGTGGCGACGATCGCCGGGTGCGCTGGCAGGATGCGGAAGTGGCCCTGTTGCTGTCGACACCGCGCGGCTTGCAGCGTGAAGTGATCCTCGAGTGGGGCGATGGTGAATACCCCTTCCGGCCCGGCGCCGGTCTCGCCGACGGCCTCGGCAGTGGCATCCGGGTACCGCTTTCGGACCTCGCCGCCGACAGCGCGGTGCCGTTCTCCTTCGACCTTTCGTTGCGCGGCGCCGAAGAGCTGCTGTTCATCCCGGTGGGCGACCTCACGACGGTCGCTCTCGGCTCGCCCTGGCAGGATCCCGGGTTCGTCGGCAGCTTCCTGCCGCAGCAGCGCCGACTCGATGCCGCGGGATTTGCGGCCGACTGGCAAGTGCCCGCCTTCGGCCGCGGCTTTCCAGGCCTGTGGTGGGACGGCCAGGTCGCCGACGTGACCCTCGACGCGACGGCCTTCGGCGTGTCCTTGATTCTGCCGGCGGACGCTTACCAACAGACGGAGCGGGCGGTGAAGTACGCGATGTTGTTCATCGTGCTGACCTTCGGCACCTTCTTCCTGCTCGAGGTCACCAGCCCGCGGCGCCTGCATGCGGTGCAGTATCTGCTCGTTGGCTTCGCCCAGTCGGTGTTCTACGTCCTGCTGCTGGCCCTCGCCGAGCACCTCGGCTTCGCTGCTGCCTACGGCCTCGCCGCCGTCGCCACCGTCGGATTGATCGCCGCCTACTCGGCGAGCGTGCTCGGCGGTTGGCGTCGCGCCGGTATCGTCGGTGTGTCCTTGGCGCTGCTCTATGGCTATCTGTTCGTGCTGCTGCGCCTCGAGGATCTCGCCCTGCTGGTGGGAGCGGTGGGCTTGTTCGCCGTCCTCGCCTTGCTGATGATCGCCACCCGCCACCTCGATTGGTTCAGCTTGCGCTGGCAGGCCGATCGTTGA